TTGGCAAAATCAGAAGCAAGGATACTGGGGGCTACAATTGGTTTGACCATTCTTTCTTGTGTTCTTTTTTCGCTCTTGTAATTGGCATGCACCGTCTTGTGCAGGATAGTCTATATCAGTCTTgctttaattttctttttacgGACGGGTTGAGTTCTTTTAGCGTAGTTCTCATGGCAGGAAGGCGTGAAAGAGGTTCTACCTTatatatcaagaaaaagcaCTCTTCACACGCTGCAGAAGACCCACTGTTCTCTCTCCACTCAACCTTCTTTGCTCTTTTCGTCCTGTCCTGGCAATTCACCGTGCTCCTAAAGACACGCGCTGCTCCGCAAGAAGACGCTGAAGCATGTCCCAGGATGCAGCATGCAGGCCTGACAAACGAACGACACACTTATATCAACATTCTACGTCCAACTAGAATTACCGAGACTAAACAATCACGTCTTCTCCCGCTCTGTGGTCCTGAAAGTGCAAGTTTGTTTACTGTACGCAGGCATCGGTCGCTGGCTTGTTTTGTTATGTCTCAGATAAGCGCGTTTGTTatgcgaaaaaaaaaaactttacAGAGGcttttgtttatatatagCAAGagcatgaaaaaaacagtGATGGCTTCATGTTTTTCAGTCGCATTGTTGGCACAAGTTGCAGTCGTCGAGCCCATCAGAGTGCAACTTTGGTTAGATGTCGTAAATTGTATGAGCGAATCATTCATGTACCAATGTCCTCCACGGGATCAtcgctttttttcttcatcacgCCCCATCTTGTTGATCCGACGTTCTGTATCAACTGTATACAGATGGGTTGCTTCTCGCACCACGCAGGTTTTTCGTGCGGCCAAGACCGTTGTGAAGTGGTTTATTATCGTCGACCCACTTATAAATTCTATACTAATCAATTATCTCGTTGATAGGCTATGCATTTTTGGGCGTGCGGTATTGCGAACGAAAGAGCGCAAGACCAAGGAGAGAGAGCCCTGTCCCCCCATTATACAGCACATACACGTCAGGGGGCGCAAACGTCCTCGTCTGAGGATCGTGGCCATCAAGAGAAAGCGGAGGCGTCGCGGGCAGCATCGTGTCGAGCGTCCACCCACAAATATGTACCCAATGATGGAGATCCAGATGGTTGCTGTGCCACTTGCTCTTCCAAGTGCAATTGCACTGGCACGGTATCAGCAGGggcagcaacagcaacagcatcATCACCCTTGGTACGATCTCTCGCCCTCTGAAGAAACCCTCTCGACCTGTTGTTGTAGTTGAACTATAACTAAGAATTTCACACCCGGATTACCCAGCGCGCCCGCACGTGGTTTTTCATGGGAAGTATAATGAATAATGACCAAAgaacatctttttttctattccTTTTCACATGTTAAGCTTTTCATGTTTATAGATATATAGCACATATTTTTGCTAATTGATTAGAACCTTTCTAGTTGCGCATTTCTCAAAACGAAAAGACAAGAGCTAAAGGAGAAACATAATGGCGGttcaacaaagaaatgagAAGGCCGGTAGAAAGTCCGACAAAAACGCCCCATCTGTCCCACAAGTGGACGCATCACTGGACAAACCGCTTGATATTGATGCTCCTCCTACTATATTCAGTGTCAATTTGAAGCCAGAGTACGGCACTGCTGCACTGAACCTGTCTGCTGATTTTATCAAGCAAGAACAGGCACTGGCTAACAAGTATCTATTTTCCCATCCCCTCGTTATTCTCATTATAATCGCTGGGTCGCTTATTTACTTGGCTCCAAAAATCGTCTTTCCAATAAGAAACACGGGATCCATTGCAGGGTGGTTTTACCAGTTGTTTCAAATTAATAAGAAAGAGGTTCTCACTGGCCTGGTGTTCACTGCGATCGGCGCGTCTTTCTTGTTCACTCTACTCTCCCGTATTTCCGATTCATATTTCAAGTCTAAGATCAGCCAACTTGTCGCCTCTAAAGGTGAGAAAACCTTCGGTATTAACTTGAACGATTTGGTTGCAAGACACGAAACGGAAGACCCAGTGGTTGACAATACACACATTATAGTTTATCGGGAAACACCTATTGCATTGATCTCGTTAACTCCCAACATGACTTTGACCACTGATGACAACTTAGTCATGAGTGTTACCACCGTCGGTTGCCGTCGTGTATATGTCAAGAGTGGTATTATTGAGGATTTGATTGACTGGGCTATGCTCTACTCAAAAACTGTCAGGAAAAATGGCAAATATGGGGAGAGTATGAAACTCTTGATCGATGTATACTCGTTTGACAACACGCTGAAggagattttgaagaaaaaaggatttACTTACATTCAAAGTATCAGAGTTTCTGAAAATCGACTACTAGGCGGACTGTTCGGTGTCAAGAAGGAACTATGGGGTTTGCAGTTCCATTTCAAAACTGAACATAAGGACTAAAAAACAGTATTATATAATAgcctaaaaaaaatagcatAATCtctttgtttgtttttttttgcagtaTTCAGCAAGCAAATAATTAAACAAAACTTTAATAGTTTTTtcataaatatataaacaCCTAGTTGgcataaagaaaagcaagaaaaacgaACTAAAGTAACACCGAAATGCGGAACAGAccttgaaaagaaaaacatgtaaaaattttgaatccaTAGCATAATAGCGATTGCCGCGACTTTCTAAGGAAATGAAATGAAGGACATAAAAGAATACCAATGTATAATGATGAACAGAAAATAAGGATGGAAGAAAAGGGGGgtatcaaaaatataaaaaccAATGActcaataaaaaacaaattctgCAGATCCAGATAAGACAGAAACTGTACAACCGTCGGAGCCATCTCCAATAAAAGAGCCGCCTTCGTAAGCACAGCTGCCCTGAACGTTAGCACCATCGGATGCAACGATCTTAACGTTGAAATTGGCGGCTTGGTTGCTGTTAGGGTTTGGAATCAATGACAAATAAGCTTCGCCATTAGTATAACCAGCACCTAAGACTATTGGAGCCCAATTACCGACGTCTGAACCAGAAGTACCCCAAATACAGCCGTCTTCCACAGAGACACCGGCGTTGTTAACGTAATATTGAGCTGATGTCTTTTGGCCCTGCCACTGATAATAGGTGTCTTCGTCAACAACGGAAATAGGTTGAGAATCGCCACCATCAACTAGAGTGGGGATGACCATGTTTTCAGAGCCTGGGTAGTCAGTTCTACAAAGAGCGATGGAATCGGATTTTTTGTTAACAGCCTTGGCAGATGTTTTATCCGTAGAACACAAGTCGCTAGCGCCCGTGTTGGTACGGTACAAATAGCCGTTTTTACAGTAAAGACCACCGACAGATTTACCGTCGCCTGGTTGGTTGGAAGGCCATTGAGTCTTTGACATACCAGGCTCACAAGCGTAAGAACAGTAGTACCCGTCCTTGCACTCGGATGATGTGTTAGCATCCATGTCCATGACAGATGCCCATCCACCAAATCCCAACCAATCCAGAGAAACAATGCCGTTGTCAGAAGGGAAGTCTGAGCATTTAATGGTACCGTCTTGAAATCCACCATCACGCTTCTGTTCGGAGGAGTCCTTGTTGGAAGAAGCCAATGTGGTGGTCGTGGCGGCGGCTTCAACGCTTGTAACAGCGGCGTTGTAATCTATGTATTGAGTGACAGTGACGACCGCTGGTTTTTCGTCCTTGTGATGGTCTTCATGATGGCCGCTGGCTGGGGCAGGAGCAGATAGCGCAACGGAAGAAAGGgaagataataataaagctgtggaaaatttcattaCGTGttagagaaagaagaagtgaGTTTGCGCGACTATACTATAAATATTTTGACGTTAAAGGAGAGTGAGGCACCGTCTGTAAAGAGACTGCTAGTTGGATAATCAGTGATGAGGCGAGACGCTCGAAATGAATGGATATATTTATGCAACTGCGAGATATTAGGGCTACACTGAAATTTACTAGCAAGATATACAGATTCCAATTAcacaaaaaagaaaggagcTAGCAATCATGATGAGCTACCAGTTATATATCAAAAGGCATATCTGTCTTGCCACCCGCAATCAGTGCTTTCTTCCGGAGTTTCACTAAAACTCCACCTTTTCTCACTCGACGTACTCTTTAACGTCAATATCACAACAGCGCCACTGACCCCATactaaaaatttttttttactcgATCTGATATCCTGTTTAGGCTAATTGCCGTTGGTATTGTCCAGACTTTTTCTCGGAGATGGAGCATCTATTTGCGTCAAAAGATCCTCTCTTTCCATATTAAGTAAATTGCCTCTGTTTCTTTCCTCTCTGTCATAGAACTCGCAGGCAACCATATCTGAAAGCGGTCACGTGGAAGTCTAGGCCTGTGAAATCGGCCCGATGAATAGGCCCCGGTTACCCACCCCGACAACGGTATATCAGTCTACTTCTTTTgtcgtttctttttttccaattaaTTGTGGTGAAAACCACAATTAAGCTTTCAAGCACTCGCCGGCAAGGAAAAGGCAGTGAGCATAGAGTATGACGACAAagattattttcttgtttccCCTTTTGGGTCTCAACCCTATTTTCCCCTGAACAGTATTTATTGGACGATTTTCGAGGTAGACAAATTGAGTTATGAGCGGTAGATATGGTACCATACCATAGCCTTGCCTGATTATACGTTGCCTTATTAGTCAGTACCTTTTTCTGCCGAGgtcatttcctttttttgccttttttacCCTTGAGACTTGTCGGCttccttcctttttcttatcgGCTTTGTGCACCTTACTGCCTTACAACACTCTTGGTCCGTTCCTACGTGGGACAATAATGCCTTGGCGAGAATTTGGTTTTCACAAGATCAAGTTGGGGCTGAGTTTTTTTCGTATTGTGTGTGGGTTTTGAGAAAGGGCTACCTTTTCAACGATTTTATCGTTTACgcgttttttcttttttggttttttttttctcactCTAAACGCGTAAATCTATTCCCTTTTTCATGTAATGAGCATACAATTAAcgaatgaaaatatttcttaCAATGATACGTACGCACACTTGAAGGACCTTCGATAAGCTAAGAGACCCACTCGAACCACGCAAGTGTAGCATTTTACTCTCCTTACCATCCAATTAGAACACAAGTATCGAAGAGATGTCAATTGTATCACTACTAGGTATCAAGGTTTTGAACAATCCCGCTAAATTCACTGATCCATACGAATTTGAAATTACTTTTGAATGCTTAGAGTCTTTAAAACACGATTTAGAATGGAAGCTGACTTACGTTGGTTCGTCTCGTTCTCTGGACCATGACCAAGAATTGGACTCCATTCTAGTGGGTCCGGTTCCCGTAGGGGTCAACAAATTTGTGTTTTCAGCAGATCCTCCCTCTGCTGAACTGATTCCTGCAAGTGAACTAGTTAGTGTGACCGTTATTCTTCTAAGTTGTTCCTATGATGGAAGAGAATTTGTAAGAGTCGGCTACTACGTGAATAATGAGtacgatgaagaagagctAAGAGAAAATCCACCGGCAAAGGTACAGGTTGATCATATTGTGAGAAATATACTTGCTGAAAAGCCAAGAGTCACGAGGTTTAACATTGTTTGggacaatgaaaatgagggAGATCTGTACCCTCCTGAACAGCCTGGCGTtgatgacgaagacgaggaggaagatgacgatgacgaagacgaggacgaggaagatgacgatgatggagaagaaaacgacGACGAAGGCAACGGAGAGGgagaagctgaagaagcagctgaagaagaggaggaggaagaagaaaagaccGAAGATAATGAAACGAATctggaagaagaggaggaggatATAGAACACAGcgacgacgatgaagatgaagcaGATGGCGAAATCGTCCCAGCAGACAGAAACGTAGACGGTAACGAtaagaagaggaggaaagTAGAAGAACAGTCCACAGATATTGTGTCCACCCCGAAGGACGCGGCAtctccaagaaaataagaattCATGGGGTTATAACACTAATGGTACTTGGGAGTAGCACATTTTATAAAATGTATAAataagtaaaaaaaaaatctgaGATATAATTCGAAATGGACGGAAGGGCAGTTGTAAAATACAATATGCTTCAGCTTGATATATGTTTTTATGGCATAAAAATAAGTGGACGAGTCCGGAATCGAACCGGAGACCTCTCCCATGCTAAGGGAGCGCGCTACCGACTACGCCACACGCCCGTTTTATCAATGAGTGGTCTCGTCTAAACATCGGCTATGCCAATACGACTATCCGAAACAGCTGCAAATAAATGCAAGCGCAATATGTAACACGTTTGAACAGACCTAACGCCTTGCCGGAATGAGAATTGACAAGGCAAATTTGCAACTATCCATATCCATTGTAAATAGTGGaaacaacaaaagcaaTCCGTGATAGTTTAATGGTCAGAATGGGCGCTTGTCGCGTGCCAGATCGGGGTTCAATTCCCCGTCGCGGAGATTTTTGTCCggggatttttttttccttgtgAAACGTTTAAACATCAATGCATATATGTATTGAACGTTAATGATGTGTGTTTAAGTTTCAGCGGGAGCGACCGCCAGGTATTTTTACTACTTGGCACCGTATTATCAGTCTTCACAAGGAACAGAGGACCAGATTGGTGTTGCAAATGCTTGtgtaaatatttttgtGATTAATCAAATACCCCTGTGATATTTTACTCTTTATTCCGTTACATGCAGCTTTGTAGCTTGAAACCGCCTTAGACGTAGCTGTTCGCAGTCAGAATAGTGAAATATTTCCACATTGCGTATTGCAGTTCTCCTCAAACTTGTATCCCTGTTTAAAGTAGTCATCGGACTTTTCCGTCCGATAGGAATTCGCTCAACTTTGACAGGCGGAACTGCTTTCACATCGACTTCCTCTGGAGGGACAACATAAACAAGACAAGAACTAACcttcgaaaaagaaaacacaaatatatatacatacattACAGGCTTGAattgacaaaaaaataatggcAAATAATGTCAGTGAACGATCAGATAACTCATATAGGGAAAACATTGTCCACAACGGCGTCCGCCTTTCTAAGttatcaaaaatcaaacagCAACACTCAGGATGTACTAACCAATAGCGGGCCTTACAAGAACTTGTTATCCACTACTGTCAATAATACAAATTCAGCTTCGTACCTTCAGAAGAGGAATGAACGGATACCTCTTATAAGAAATGGTTCTTACACTTTCGAAGATGTTTACTCAAAGACGAGAAGAAGCGAtgtattcaaaaataagtTTACAGACAACAAAACATGCTTCAGAATGTCCACATACATAAGCGACGATTTACTGAATGAAATTCCCACTAGGGGAAGCCCAAAGGGCAACACTGATGACAAGCTTCTAACAGGAAAGGGAGAGGGTGAAACATCTTGGAAAAACGCACCCAAGAAAGAATCATCCTTGTTCCAAGGCTTCAAAAGTTATCTACCAATAGCCGAGCTTGCTATCGAAAACACTGAAAAGTTAACATATGGCACGAATGATATGGATGATGCAGGAAATGTTTTGTCCAAGAAATCAGAACGAGAGGACGTGGTCACTGACCTACCTAACTTCCAAGATTCATTCCTCATACCGCCGGGAGtggaaacgaaaaaaataagttcCTCTTATTCCCCTACTgcattgaaaagtttttctCAAACACTTGTAAATAGtttagaatttttgaatatccaAAAGAATTCTACATTATCCGAAGTAAAGGACATTGATCTTGAAATTGAGGGCCTAAGGCAAACAAAGGAGAAATTGTTAACAAAGATCGCCAATATAGAACAGAAccaatttcttttggaagacAATCTTAAGCAAATTGACGATAGAATGGATTTCCTAGAAGAATATGGACTGGAAATAATCGAAGCTAGTAGTGATGAAAATGCAGAAGATCCTAGTATAGGTGAGGGAATAACTTCCAAGAACGGTGGCAAAAGTAATGACACAACAAAAAGTATGACGTCAGAAACTTCCAACCTTCCCCCAAGAACAAAACAGCAGCTTCGAAAAGATAACTCATCCAAACTAGGAGCATTTTATAACAAAACCAGAAAGAAACATAGAAAAAGTTTCCCAACGTTCCAACACCTTTATGAACCGGGAACAAAAATCGGTTCTATAGAATCCGCACACGATGATTTCATTACTTGCTTAGATTTTGATGGGCCCTTCGGCACCTTGTGTACAGCCGGATATCTCGATCATACTGTAAAAATTTGGGATTTATCCaaacgaaagaaaattggGGAGTTAGCTGGGCATCTTGCTACAATTAATTGTATGCAAATCGATCGTGACTACGGGACGCTTGTTACAGGTGGTAGAGACGCAGCTTTAAAACTATGGAACTTGAATTTAGCCGAACAGCTTTACCAAGAAACTCAAAATCTCACCTGTCCCGCTAGTCAAATTGATTCTCCATGTGTCTTTACATTTGAAGCTCATATTGACGAGGTTACTGCATTATCATTGGATCCCAATTTCTTGGTAAGTGGTTCGCAAGATAGAACCATTAGGCAATGGGACTTATGTTCCGGGAAATGTATGCAGACCATTGATTTGAGTTTTGCTAATGTCTTGACAACCGCTACCAATGTAGATTTGTCAAAGAGCACTCTCCTTACCCAAAGAAGTGAGAGGCCTACTATAGGTGCACTACAGAGTTTTGACGCAGCATTGGCTACAGGTACAAAGGACGGTATTGTGAGATTATGGGATTTAAGATCCGGCAAAGTAATACGTACTTTGGAAGGGCATACAGACGCCATAACATCATTGAAGTTTGATTCTGCGTGCTTAGTTACCGGTTCATACGACAGGACAGTCAGGGTCTGGGATTTGAGAACTGGATTGTTGAGCAAGTTTCATGCATACAATGCGCCCGTGTTATCTTTAGATTTCTTTCAGGACAACGCTGCAGTCGTCGTGTCAAATGCAACATCTATTCATATTTACGATAGCAACAAGGATGAAAGCTGGCCCTGTGTCGAAAAAGGCGACGAAGTGAACGTTACTGCCGTTAAATACAAAGATAACTACATGCTCGAGGGTCGCGGGAATGGAGACGTGCATATTTGGGCAGTCTAAGAGGGCATTGCAATCACTGATCGCgtttagaaaaagaagaaataaaaagtgCACACATGCATAAGTGCTCGctcaaatatatatatttgtatataaaaatataatattcaTCTGGAATGTAAATAAAGCATTTAAAGTACTGATGACGGTCTTTTAATGAAGTTTATTACCTGAAAGATGGATTCATCACATATAATAAGCTTTCCCATCAGTTTAAGCCATATTTACCCGGTAAAGGAGGCAAGACGACAAGACGTTCAAAGTGATGGATGTTCAAGTGGCgactttttcatcttcgctactggaaaaaaaaaaatgaagaatataGAGTCAGTATTGAGCATATGACGGATGCTAAATAATTCCTAGTGTATTCCGAACATAAAAAATCAGAACCAAATATCTAGTAGCATCTGGATTGCGTGGCCATATAACTCGTGGAACAATGAATTTTGGAGGTCAAACACCTACAATTGTGGTTCTAAAAGAGGGAACAGACGCATCTCAAGGTAGAGGTCAAATCATCTCCAACATTAATGCCTGCGTTGCCGTACAAGAGACACTAAAGCCAACTTTAGGTCCCTTAGGTTCCGATATTCTAATTGTGAcatcaaatcaaaagacTACTATTTCTAATGATGGTGCTACAATCTTAAAATTATTAGATGTAGTGCACCCTGCTGCCAAAACTTTGGTGGATATATCCAGAGCTCAGGATGCTGAGGTTGGTGATGGTACAACTAGTGTGACCATCTTGGCCGGTGAGTTGATGAAGGAATCTAAACctttcttggaagaaggCATTTCGTCTCATTTGATTATGAAGGGTTATAGAAAGGCAGTATCTTTGGCTGTCGAAAAGATAAATGAATTAGCTGTGGATATTACGACAGAAAAAAGCAGTGGCAGGGAGTTACTGGAGCGCTGCGCTAGAACTGCGATGTCATCCAAGTTGATCCATAAGAATGCGGATTTCTTTGTTAAAATGTGTGTTGATGCTGTGCTATCCCTTGATAGAAATGACTTAGACGACAAATTAATAGGTATTAAGAAAGTTCCAGGTGGTGCTATGGAAGAAtctcttttcatcaatggtgtcgcattcaagaaaacgtTCTCCTATGCTGGGTTTGAACAACAGCCCAAAAAATTCTCCAACCCTAAAATTTTGAGTTTGAACGTTGAATTAGAGCTGAAAGCAGAGAAAGATAACGCTGAAGTACGTGTAGAGAATGTTGAAGATTACCAAGCCATTGTGGATGCAGAATGgcatttgatttttgaaaagttaaAACAAGTAGAAAGAACGGGCGCAAATATTGTATTATCCAAGTTACCAATTGGTGATTTAGCAACTCAATTCTTTGCTGATAGAAATATCTTCTGTGCAGGTAGAGTGAGCGCAGATGACATGAACCGTGTTATCCAAGCAGTTGGCGGTTCTATACAGTCTACTACATCCGATATTAAACCAGAGCATTTAGGTACTTGTGACTTGTTCGAGGAGATGCAGATTGGTTCTGAACGTTACAATTTATTCCAAGGTTGCCCACAAGCTAAAACGTGTACATTGCTTTTAAGAGGAGGTGCTGAGCAGGTTATCGCAGAAGTAGAGAGATCCCTGCACGATGCAATCATGATTGTCAAGAGGGCTCTACAGAATAAACTAATTGTTGCAGGTGGCGGTGCCACAGAAATGGAAATTTCTAAATGTTTGAGAGATTATTCAAAGACAATAGCTGGTAAGCAACAAATGGTAATCAATGCCTTCGCCAAGGCCTTGGAAGTTATTCCAAGACAACTTTGTGAAAATGCTGGTTTCGACGCAATAGAAATACTAAACAAATTAAGATTGGCTCACAGCAAGGGTGAAAAATGGTACGgtgttgattttgaaacaGAAAATATCGGTGACAACTTTGCCAAATTTGTATGGGAACCTGCTCTAGTGAAAATCAATGCTTTGTATAGTGCCACAGAGGCTACCAACCTAATTTTATCTGTTGATGAGACAATCACGAACAAGGGAAGCGAAAGCGCCAATGCTGGTATGATGCCTCCCCAAGGTGctggaagaggaagaggtATGCCAATGCAATAAATGCTTTAGAGCCATGTGTTGCATACATTTCTATTAATACTCCTTTTGCAGTAGCTTTTGCATTAAAGGTAATTTCTTTCCATGAAAAATAAGTGAATACTGTATCGATAAAACCTTAgtccttcctttttttgtataataTGTAGGAAACACAgagaaactttttttttactgcaATCGTTCGTGCTGTCGCACACTTCTACTGTATTTAACTCATAGTATAAGATATGCCCAATTGTAGATTGTGACCTTATTTTGCAACTGATGATGCTACTGCATAACTACATAACCATATATACACATGATATCGAACTTAAAAATGACGctggtaaaaaaatgatctACCTGCTTTTATCCccttttcgtttttctgCCCTTTCTAAACGCTCTTCAAGACCTCGGCATTTCCCATCTAATTCGTTGATATGCCTCCTATATAAATCTGTTACGAGTTCTAACTCATTGATTCTAGTCTTCAgctttattatttcttcttctttgtgTAACTTGGTGGATAAAGGACCGTTTAAAGCTTTGATTGGATGACCTGTTAGGTTCCGTTCAGAGGTGACATCTGACCTGCAAATACCGTTTGAAACCGATAAAGAATGTGCTGTAGATAAGTATGGAACCTTGGAGGACTGTATCAACGGTATGAGATGAGGTGGCGTACCCTCAGTTTTCACATTGCTGTTTACAGGCTCCTTGGTCTCCAACATGTCGTTGATAGAGGCCATATGGAATGATAAGGAGGTTGGATCACTGCGCTTCGCGGATATTATATCTGGTGAAGACATTGTGGACCTGATTTGATTCGGTATATCGGATGGATTAGAGTCCGTTGTCCGTGAAGAAGTCGGCGCCAGAGTTGCAGCAGTCGAAACGATACcgttgttgctgttggaGACTGTCTCACTCATGTTATTTGATATTGAGGTACTATTTAAACTACCGAGAAGCATTGATAAGTGAGGTAGTTGGGGAGAATCCGCGCCTGTTTTTGATGCTACCGCATTAGGCGGAAGAGAACTTGCGCCAAATTGTGGCAGTTCTTTATTGGAAGCTGACTTAacagaagaatttgaatattccTTGATATCTGTATAACTTGGAAAAGTAAGTAATTTCTCCTGGTGAATGGTAGCGTCCtgttttgataattttggCTTTAGCTTCGGCCTCGAAGAATCTCCAGACATAAGCacttccaatttttttgctgatAGGTGAGAATTATTCTTATCTTTCGGATCCGtcttggattttttggaaaccTTCTCTCCGGATGGCGACCCAATTGAAGATTGAgaggattttttctttttacctTCAACTGAAGATTTGCTGACTTTGCGATTGCTTGATTCTATAGTTCCTTCGCTTTTAAGCTCTGCAATTAATGTTTGATTCCGAAAATTATCCAAATTATGTGCATGATTTGTAttactttttctatttcGGGACTTTATTACATCTGTTTTCAAGCTAATTGGTCTAGGCTTCCCATGCAGCTTCAAAAACAAGCCGCAAGCATTACAAAGAACAGCTCCATGCTCATCTCTTCTCCATAAAGGTGTTGTAGAGGTTAAACAGTTTTTACACACTGGGACGTTGGCATCATCGGAAACATTATGATCACAACTAGTATCTGTTGCCTGCCCGCTATTTCtgatttgatttttagGCAATATATGATTCAAAGAGTTCATGTCTGAGCTTATATCGCCAGAAGCAGGACCAGAAAAACCCTTGTTATCAGTCTCAAAGTTCATATTGTTGTCGATCGTCATGTTTACCTGTGGTTTGCGCAATTGAACTGATGATTTACAGTCGTTAGAAACAGCTTCACAACCCAATGGCGGCCATTTTCCATTATGCCCCTCCTCTTCGCTTTGATTTATGTTGTTAGAACTTTCGTTTGAACTTGGCTCAAATACATTGTCTCGTTTCCTAATGTCATAGCTTCCAAAAGTTGTAGCTTGCAATGACATAATACTACCAGTAAGACTGTATGATAGAGCAAAAACACGCCAATGATACTCGTAATCTTATGAATCAACTGGAATGATTTATGGTATGTCTTATTTCCTGAACTACCTTATTCATCAAACCCGTATCTTGTTTTTCACTGATTAGGATTGATAAGCGCAGATAAGCAAAGataacaaa
Above is a window of Saccharomyces kudriavzevii IFO 1802 strain IFO1802 genome assembly, chromosome: 10 DNA encoding:
- the MDV1 gene encoding Mdv1p (similar to Saccharomyces cerevisiae MDV1 (YJL112W) and CAF4 (YKR036C); ancestral locus Anc_1.247), which gives rise to MSVNDQITHIGKTLSTTASAFLSYQKSNSNTQDVLTNSGPYKNLLSTTVNNTNSASYLQKRNERIPLIRNGSYTFEDVYSKTRRSDVFKNKFTDNKTCFRMSTYISDDLLNEIPTRGSPKGNTDDKLLTGKGEGETSWKNAPKKESSLFQGFKSYLPIAELAIENTEKLTYGTNDMDDAGNVLSKKSEREDVVTDLPNFQDSFLIPPGVETKKISSSYSPTALKSFSQTLVNSLEFLNIQKNSTLSEVKDIDLEIEGLRQTKEKLLTKIANIEQNQFLLEDNLKQIDDRMDFLEEYGLEIIEASSDENAEDPSIGEGITSKNGGKSNDTTKSMTSETSNLPPRTKQQLRKDNSSKLGAFYNKTRKKHRKSFPTFQHLYEPGTKIGSIESAHDDFITCLDFDGPFGTLCTAGYLDHTVKIWDLSKRKKIGELAGHLATINCMQIDRDYGTLVTGGRDAALKLWNLNLAEQLYQETQNLTCPASQIDSPCVFTFEAHIDEVTALSLDPNFLVSGSQDRTIRQWDLCSGKCMQTIDLSFANVLTTATNVDLSKSTLLTQRSERPTIGALQSFDAALATGTKDGIVRLWDLRSGKVIRTLEGHTDAITSLKFDSACLVTGSYDRTVRVWDLRTGLLSKFHAYNAPVLSLDFFQDNAAVVVSNATSIHIYDSNKDESWPCVEKGDEVNVTAVKYKDNYMLEGRGNGDVHIWAV
- the CCT7 gene encoding chaperonin-containing T-complex subunit CCT7 (similar to Saccharomyces cerevisiae CCT7 (YJL111W); ancestral locus Anc_1.248); this translates as MNFGGQTPTIVVLKEGTDASQGRGQIISNINACVAVQETLKPTLGPLGSDILIVTSNQKTTISNDGATILKLLDVVHPAAKTLVDISRAQDAEVGDGTTSVTILAGELMKESKPFLEEGISSHLIMKGYRKAVSLAVEKINELAVDITTEKSSGRELLERCARTAMSSKLIHKNADFFVKMCVDAVLSLDRNDLDDKLIGIKKVPGGAMEESLFINGVAFKKTFSYAGFEQQPKKFSNPKILSLNVELELKAEKDNAEVRVENVEDYQAIVDAEWHLIFEKLKQVERTGANIVLSKLPIGDLATQFFADRNIFCAGRVSADDMNRVIQAVGGSIQSTTSDIKPEHLGTCDLFEEMQIGSERYNLFQGCPQAKTCTLLLRGGAEQVIAEVERSLHDAIMIVKRALQNKLIVAGGGATEMEISKCLRDYSKTIAGKQQMVINAFAKALEVIPRQLCENAGFDAIEILNKLRLAHSKGEKWYGVDFETENIGDNFAKFVWEPALVKINALYSATEATNLILSVDETITNKGSESANAGMMPPQGAGRGRGMPMQ
- the GZF3 gene encoding Gzf3p (similar to Saccharomyces cerevisiae GZF3 (YJL110C) and DAL80 (YKR034W); ancestral locus Anc_1.250); translation: MSLQATTFGSYDIRKRDNVFEPSSNESSNNINQSEEEGHNGKWPPLGCEAVSNDCKSSVQLRKPQVNMTIDNNMNFETDNKGFSGPASGDISSDMNSLNHILPKNQIRNSGQATDTSCDHNVSDDANVPVCKNCLTSTTPLWRRDEHGAVLCNACGLFLKLHGKPRPISLKTDVIKSRNRKSNTNHAHNLDNFRNQTLIAELKSEGTIESSNRKVSKSSVEGKKKKSSQSSIGSPSGEKVSKKSKTDPKDKNNSHLSAKKLEVLMSGDSSRPKLKPKLSKQDATIHQEKLLTFPSYTDIKEYSNSSVKSASNKELPQFGASSLPPNAVASKTGADSPQLPHLSMLLGSLNSTSISNNMSETVSNSNNGIVSTAATLAPTSSRTTDSNPSDIPNQIRSTMSSPDIISAKRSDPTSLSFHMASINDMLETKEPVNSNVKTEGTPPHLIPLIQSSKVPYLSTAHSLSVSNGICRSDVTSERNLTGHPIKALNGPLSTKLHKEEEIIKLKTRINELELVTDLYRRHINELDGKCRGLEERLERAEKRKGDKSR